One window from the genome of Jiangella alba encodes:
- a CDS encoding S8 family serine peptidase produces MSKQVRLGMGVVGALVLAAAFLPAPAATAAAAGLAPRALATAPADDEPATIEPGLRRQLAAADTAELWVRFDDVADLAEAAAVTGWAERGAAVAQALRQTAESSQADVRARLDAEGVEYEAFWATNAIRIPDGTASLAAELAAQPEVDSLHPARAYELPEPATTPAAEARATAAAVEWGIANINADDVWEQYGATGQGITVASIDSGVQYDHPSLVAQYRGAQPDGSFDHAYNWFDARGVCDGAPCDDHGHGTHTMGTMAGDDAGGSAIGVAPGARWIATNGCCTDEALIASGQWLLEPTDPHGEHPDAGRRPHVVNNSWGSELPSTDPFMEDISRAWAASGIFAVWANGNLGPRCLTSSSPGSRTVNYSVGAYDVNDTIAGFSGRGTGQDGEIKPNLSAPGVDVRSAWPGGGYVDADGTSMAAPHVAGAIALAWSASPALVGDVETTVDLLDGTARDTAGDECGGTYADNNVFGEGRLDALALLDSAPVGETGTLVTTVTDAGTGDPVPGALITVTGPVERERTTGDDGTYTVPLRVGDYEVTASAFGYMPRTESVHVAENETATLDFSLHRQDTVTISGRVTDGSGQGWPLYARVTVDGMPGGTTYTSPDDGRYSIDVPVGASYTLSVTSEYPGYQPATSTVTAADDVTSDVALARVADRCTTPGYAYAYTGGGADFDHGLPDDWTVTDGNGSGEVWAFDDPYDKGNLTGGSEASASVQSPGLGLYIDTSLTTPVYDLSDDPAPVVGFRQALIQLSDIADVDVSTDGGASWQTVLRQTDVDERDGAEKSVPIPQAAGQSAVQVRFRYHNARYSSYSWQLDDVYVGSRECVPVDGGLVVGAVTDANTGAPLTGAQIADAAAPLDPVRSVATTGDPALADGFYALFAAGTSPRLTAGLGRYADGEAVVDIAAGGVTRHDIALAAGQLEVSGGVETSLELGDADDHTVTLTNTGTAPVAVQLTERQGDTTILRPDGSTAGRAAIAAAPGAPILRVEGEASPLGYDPATDGGADDSPSAAVSSGDGPWTDLAAYPIPVLDNAVGELNGRLFSVGGIGGSGVLDWVSAGWSYDPATLRWEPIADLPQAREAPMGAVIGDLFYVTGGRWSDQRPKSDTWAYDPHTDQWTVRANAPAPVYGAGRAVLDDQLYVVGGCDNNCGRDTVYRYDPAADTWATLAPYPIATSRQACAGIDGRVYCTGGIQRDRTISDHTYAYDPATDTWTRVADLPAARWGMAYTGASDELIVAGGYDGSAITNESWAYDPETDAWLDLPAPAHVLYRSGSTCGLNRVGGSDRTGFFPVTTVDQLPTYGDCRPADVPWLTVDGGAATLAPGESTQVTLRVAADVAQPGTYSGGVWIREDTPYAVAPVDVVLTVDVPRRWGALVGTVTAPACGDTAAVDGDPAADGDTAPVPVPGAGVLVDGRSTDVTVRTDRDGRFLRWIDRAEMPLTLTTTADGYATDTRRVRPPASGPSVVDIGLACES; encoded by the coding sequence ATGAGCAAGCAGGTGCGGCTCGGAATGGGCGTCGTGGGTGCGCTGGTGCTCGCGGCCGCGTTCCTCCCTGCCCCGGCGGCGACGGCGGCAGCTGCGGGCCTGGCGCCACGCGCGCTCGCGACGGCACCGGCCGACGACGAACCGGCGACCATCGAGCCGGGGTTACGCCGCCAGCTGGCCGCCGCCGACACCGCTGAGCTGTGGGTCCGTTTCGACGACGTGGCCGACCTCGCCGAGGCGGCCGCCGTCACCGGCTGGGCCGAGCGTGGCGCCGCGGTCGCGCAGGCACTGCGGCAGACGGCTGAGAGCAGTCAGGCCGACGTCCGTGCCCGGCTCGACGCGGAAGGGGTGGAGTACGAGGCGTTCTGGGCCACGAACGCCATCCGCATCCCCGACGGCACCGCCAGCCTGGCCGCCGAGCTGGCCGCGCAGCCCGAGGTCGACTCCCTGCACCCGGCCCGCGCCTACGAGCTGCCCGAGCCCGCGACCACGCCGGCGGCCGAGGCACGGGCCACCGCGGCCGCCGTCGAGTGGGGGATCGCGAACATCAACGCCGACGACGTCTGGGAGCAGTACGGCGCCACTGGCCAGGGCATCACCGTCGCCAGCATCGACTCCGGCGTGCAGTACGACCACCCGTCGCTGGTGGCGCAGTACCGCGGCGCCCAGCCCGACGGCAGCTTCGACCACGCCTACAACTGGTTCGACGCACGCGGGGTGTGCGACGGCGCGCCGTGCGACGACCACGGACACGGCACCCACACCATGGGCACGATGGCCGGCGACGACGCGGGCGGCAGCGCCATCGGGGTCGCGCCGGGAGCACGCTGGATCGCCACCAACGGCTGCTGCACCGACGAGGCGCTCATCGCGTCCGGTCAGTGGCTGCTGGAACCGACCGATCCGCACGGCGAACACCCCGACGCCGGCCGCCGGCCGCACGTCGTCAACAACTCGTGGGGCAGCGAGCTCCCGTCCACCGACCCGTTCATGGAAGACATCAGCCGCGCCTGGGCGGCATCGGGCATCTTCGCCGTCTGGGCCAACGGCAACCTCGGTCCGCGCTGCCTGACGTCCAGTTCACCGGGCAGCCGCACCGTCAACTACTCGGTCGGCGCCTACGACGTGAACGACACCATCGCCGGGTTCTCCGGGCGGGGGACCGGCCAGGACGGCGAGATCAAGCCGAACCTGTCCGCACCCGGCGTCGACGTCCGGTCCGCCTGGCCGGGCGGCGGCTACGTCGACGCCGACGGCACGTCCATGGCGGCGCCGCACGTCGCCGGGGCCATCGCGCTGGCCTGGTCGGCGTCGCCCGCGCTCGTCGGCGACGTCGAGACCACCGTCGACCTCCTCGACGGCACCGCCCGCGACACCGCGGGCGACGAGTGCGGCGGCACCTACGCCGACAACAACGTGTTCGGCGAGGGCCGCCTCGACGCACTCGCGCTGCTTGACTCCGCGCCCGTCGGCGAGACCGGAACGCTGGTCACCACGGTCACCGACGCCGGCACCGGCGACCCCGTGCCGGGCGCGCTCATCACCGTCACCGGGCCGGTCGAGCGGGAACGGACCACCGGCGACGACGGCACCTACACGGTTCCGCTGCGGGTCGGCGACTACGAGGTGACGGCGTCGGCGTTCGGCTACATGCCGCGCACTGAGTCGGTGCACGTCGCCGAGAACGAGACCGCCACCCTCGACTTCTCGCTGCATCGGCAAGACACCGTCACCATCAGCGGCCGCGTGACCGACGGCTCCGGGCAGGGCTGGCCGTTGTACGCGCGGGTCACGGTCGACGGCATGCCCGGCGGCACCACCTACACCTCGCCCGACGACGGCCGGTACTCCATCGACGTCCCGGTGGGCGCGTCCTACACGCTGTCCGTCACGTCCGAGTACCCCGGCTATCAGCCGGCCACCAGCACCGTCACCGCCGCCGACGACGTCACGTCCGACGTCGCCCTGGCCCGGGTCGCCGACCGGTGCACGACTCCCGGCTACGCGTACGCCTACACCGGCGGCGGCGCCGACTTCGACCACGGCCTGCCCGACGACTGGACCGTCACCGACGGCAACGGTTCCGGCGAGGTGTGGGCCTTCGACGACCCCTACGACAAGGGCAACCTCACCGGCGGCAGCGAAGCGTCGGCCAGCGTGCAGAGCCCTGGCCTGGGCCTCTACATCGACACCAGCTTGACGACGCCGGTCTACGACCTCAGCGACGACCCCGCGCCGGTGGTCGGGTTCCGGCAGGCGCTGATCCAGCTCAGCGACATCGCCGACGTCGACGTCAGCACCGACGGCGGCGCCTCCTGGCAGACGGTACTGCGGCAGACCGACGTCGACGAACGCGACGGCGCCGAGAAGAGCGTCCCGATCCCGCAGGCCGCCGGTCAGTCCGCCGTCCAGGTGCGGTTTCGCTATCACAACGCCCGCTACAGCTCGTACTCCTGGCAGCTCGACGACGTCTACGTGGGCAGCCGCGAGTGCGTGCCGGTCGACGGCGGCCTGGTCGTCGGCGCCGTCACCGATGCCAACACCGGCGCGCCGCTGACCGGCGCCCAGATCGCCGACGCCGCGGCGCCGCTCGACCCGGTCCGGTCGGTCGCGACCACCGGCGACCCGGCCCTGGCCGACGGCTTCTACGCGCTGTTCGCCGCCGGCACGTCGCCTCGGCTCACGGCGGGTCTGGGCCGGTACGCCGACGGTGAAGCGGTCGTCGACATCGCCGCCGGGGGAGTGACCCGCCACGACATCGCGCTCGCGGCCGGGCAGCTGGAGGTGTCCGGCGGGGTCGAGACGTCCCTCGAGCTGGGCGACGCAGACGACCACACCGTCACGCTGACCAACACCGGCACCGCGCCGGTCGCCGTCCAGCTCACCGAGCGGCAGGGCGACACCACCATCCTGCGGCCCGACGGCAGCACCGCCGGCCGGGCCGCGATCGCCGCCGCGCCGGGGGCGCCGATCCTGCGGGTCGAGGGCGAGGCGTCACCGCTCGGCTACGACCCGGCCACCGACGGCGGGGCGGACGACTCGCCGTCCGCCGCCGTTTCCTCCGGCGACGGGCCGTGGACCGACCTCGCGGCCTACCCGATCCCCGTGCTCGACAACGCGGTCGGCGAGCTGAACGGCCGCCTGTTCTCGGTGGGCGGCATCGGCGGCAGCGGTGTCCTCGACTGGGTGAGTGCCGGCTGGTCGTACGACCCCGCCACGCTGCGCTGGGAACCGATCGCCGACCTGCCGCAGGCACGCGAGGCGCCCATGGGCGCGGTCATCGGCGACCTGTTCTACGTCACCGGCGGACGGTGGAGCGACCAGCGGCCCAAGAGCGACACCTGGGCCTACGACCCGCACACCGACCAGTGGACCGTCCGTGCCAATGCGCCTGCGCCGGTCTACGGCGCGGGGCGGGCCGTACTCGACGACCAGCTGTACGTCGTCGGCGGCTGCGACAACAACTGCGGGCGCGACACCGTCTACCGCTACGACCCGGCGGCCGACACGTGGGCGACGCTGGCGCCGTACCCGATCGCGACGTCGCGGCAGGCCTGCGCCGGCATCGACGGCCGGGTCTACTGCACCGGCGGCATCCAGCGCGACCGAACCATCAGCGACCACACCTACGCCTACGATCCCGCCACCGACACCTGGACGCGGGTCGCCGACCTGCCGGCGGCGCGCTGGGGGATGGCCTACACCGGCGCGTCCGACGAACTGATCGTCGCCGGCGGTTACGACGGCAGCGCCATCACGAACGAGAGCTGGGCCTACGACCCCGAGACCGACGCCTGGCTCGACCTGCCGGCACCGGCGCACGTGCTGTACCGCAGTGGCAGCACGTGCGGCCTCAACCGCGTCGGCGGCAGCGACCGCACCGGCTTCTTCCCGGTCACGACGGTCGACCAGCTCCCCACCTACGGCGACTGCCGTCCGGCCGACGTGCCCTGGCTGACGGTCGACGGCGGTGCCGCGACGCTGGCGCCGGGCGAGTCGACGCAGGTCACCCTCCGCGTCGCCGCCGATGTTGCGCAGCCGGGGACGTACTCGGGCGGGGTCTGGATCCGCGAGGACACGCCGTACGCGGTCGCCCCGGTCGACGTCGTGCTGACGGTCGACGTGCCCCGTCGCTGGGGCGCCCTCGTCGGCACCGTCACGGCTCCTGCCTGCGGCGACACCGCCGCGGTGGAC